One region of Methanobacterium formicicum DSM 3637 genomic DNA includes:
- the tfe gene encoding transcription factor E: MSKQEGGNEMLADPNVQEILIDVTKDDENSIPIIQCLLNGKTTDEEIAEETEIRLNIVRRILYKLYDAGVASYKRSKDPETQWYTYSWKFEEEKIAEIISEKFDKISREIHQSLEYEEDNMFFVCPNGCRYNFEEASERNFICPDCNTNMEFQDNSSIITELKELKEKMS; the protein is encoded by the coding sequence ATGTCAAAACAGGAAGGAGGAAACGAGATGCTTGCAGATCCTAACGTGCAGGAGATTCTCATTGATGTTACTAAAGATGATGAGAATAGCATCCCCATTATTCAATGTTTATTGAATGGAAAAACAACTGATGAGGAAATTGCAGAGGAAACTGAAATTCGACTTAACATTGTAAGAAGAATATTATACAAACTATACGATGCAGGTGTGGCCAGTTATAAGAGAAGTAAGGATCCTGAAACTCAATGGTATACCTACAGCTGGAAATTTGAAGAAGAGAAGATCGCAGAGATTATATCCGAGAAATTTGATAAAATCTCCCGTGAAATTCATCAATCTTTGGAATATGAAGAAGATAACATGTTTTTTGTATGTCCCAATGGGTGTCGATACAACTTTGAAGAAGCTTCTGAAAGAAACTTCATATGTCCCGACTGCAACACCAACATGGAATTCCAGGATAACTCCTCAATAATAACCGAACTAAAGGAATTAAAGGAAAAAATGAGTTAA
- a CDS encoding amidohydrolase family protein produces MINIKNGLVLYGPNMEPKHANILIEDNLIVEVSPHASGGEEIDAKGCIVSPSLINSHVHMGDSVVKDIGDGESIEKIVKPPHGLKHRLLAQAEPQKIINSMRGSLHEMLDTGTSTIVDFREGGVNGISLLENAGEDIPLRKVILGRHDSFFKPFLPSISSDMEMEIRDSTQEILEHAQGVGLSGFGEINDDVVKIITKTCSSAGKLAAIHAAEYEEVQRNSLNSTGKTEVERALEAVFDILIHVTSPLNLDLDLLSKTNTSVVCCPRSNGALSVGIPPIKEMWDLGINLLLGTDNLMFNSPNMFREMEYTLKVTRGYYQEYFPPVEILKMATVNAGSALNINIGCIQEGMLADIMMVEQLSDNPILSLINRTESKNIIGLMTDGNLVYLR; encoded by the coding sequence ATGATTAACATTAAAAATGGCCTGGTACTTTACGGTCCCAATATGGAGCCAAAACATGCCAATATCCTGATTGAAGATAATCTTATTGTTGAAGTTTCCCCCCATGCATCAGGGGGTGAGGAAATAGATGCTAAAGGTTGTATTGTTTCCCCTTCATTAATAAACAGTCATGTACACATGGGAGACTCGGTGGTCAAGGATATTGGTGATGGAGAATCCATTGAAAAGATTGTAAAACCACCCCATGGATTGAAACACCGCTTACTTGCCCAGGCAGAACCTCAAAAAATTATTAACTCCATGAGGGGTTCTCTACATGAAATGCTAGACACTGGAACCAGCACCATAGTTGATTTCCGGGAAGGAGGAGTTAATGGAATATCCCTTCTTGAAAATGCAGGTGAAGACATTCCACTGCGTAAAGTGATTCTGGGACGTCATGATTCGTTTTTCAAACCATTCCTTCCATCCATTAGTAGTGATATGGAAATGGAAATAAGAGATAGCACTCAGGAAATCCTTGAACATGCACAGGGTGTTGGTTTAAGTGGTTTTGGCGAGATCAACGATGATGTGGTAAAAATTATCACCAAAACCTGTTCCAGTGCAGGTAAACTAGCTGCAATTCATGCAGCAGAGTATGAGGAAGTACAACGAAACTCACTTAATTCCACTGGTAAAACTGAAGTTGAACGGGCCCTGGAAGCTGTTTTTGATATTTTGATCCATGTAACATCACCCCTCAACCTGGATCTGGACCTTTTAAGCAAGACAAATACGTCTGTTGTCTGCTGTCCCCGTTCCAATGGTGCTCTTTCTGTTGGAATACCTCCCATTAAAGAAATGTGGGATCTGGGAATTAATCTTCTTCTGGGCACAGACAACCTGATGTTCAATTCACCAAACATGTTCAGGGAGATGGAATACACCCTGAAAGTTACGAGGGGTTATTACCAGGAATATTTCCCCCCCGTAGAGATCCTGAAAATGGCTACTGTCAATGCTGGTTCTGCCCTGAACATTAACATCGGATGTATCCAGGAGGGTATGCTGGCTGATATCATGATGGTGGAACAGTTATCAGATAATCCCATACTGTCCCTGATTAACCGCACTGAATCGAAAAACATAATAGGTCTCATGACAGATGGTAATTTAGTATACCTTAGGTGA
- a CDS encoding TfuA-related McrA-glycine thioamidation protein — MDKKRIVVFIGPSLPLNEAQKILDAEYHSPVARDDVAILLNDPPDIIGIIDGVFYQQPAVSHREILKALEAGITVVGGSSMGALRSAELDYAGMIGIGTVYQKYRDGLIESDDDVAIVFNPATHELLCEALVSMNHNFEMAEKKGVITSSDVETLYKTAKNIYYPQRTYPRVLKDSGLGEDKIQKLEDFLDKNQIDVKAEDAKKVLEYIKNLV; from the coding sequence TTGGATAAAAAAAGAATTGTGGTGTTTATTGGACCTTCACTCCCCTTAAATGAGGCTCAAAAAATTTTGGATGCCGAGTATCATTCCCCTGTGGCTAGAGATGATGTTGCCATTCTTCTAAATGACCCTCCAGATATCATTGGGATAATTGATGGCGTTTTCTACCAGCAACCTGCTGTTTCCCACAGGGAAATACTAAAAGCTCTAGAAGCTGGGATCACAGTGGTGGGCGGGTCCAGTATGGGGGCTCTTAGATCAGCTGAACTGGACTATGCTGGAATGATCGGAATCGGAACTGTTTACCAGAAGTATCGAGATGGATTAATTGAATCTGATGATGACGTGGCCATTGTTTTTAATCCAGCGACTCATGAACTGCTTTGTGAAGCCCTGGTGAGTATGAATCACAACTTCGAGATGGCAGAAAAAAAGGGTGTAATAACCTCCAGTGATGTTGAAACCCTCTATAAAACTGCTAAAAATATTTATTATCCTCAAAGAACTTATCCTCGCGTTTTAAAGGATTCTGGTCTGGGAGAAGATAAGATTCAGAAACTTGAAGATTTTTTAGACAAAAACCAGATCGATGTTAAGGCAGAAGATGCCAAAAAAGTGTTAGAATACATTAAAAACTTGGTTTAA
- a CDS encoding CBS domain-containing protein — MQIKDIMSEEIHYIQVPGNRANALELMRKNNVSGLPVVKKGTKTLLGILTRTDLVENPDEEQIALIMTRDLITVAPDDNIKDAARKMVENNIRRVPVVENEELVGLVTASDLVNKALWKMDLNDPAENYILLNVPTTWERTPLNVAFSIMRYFNLKVLLALNNEGKPSGILTETDFLEESEVVSEQTVHNTSVGTEGDKWSWDSTNVLYVFKNHLQFSDKEVRDVATSDLAIVTTKTPVKDCANKMRQRNIEQMPVIDVEGELVGLIRAGDLIKSLLD, encoded by the coding sequence ATGCAGATAAAGGACATAATGTCAGAGGAAATACACTACATCCAAGTACCAGGGAACCGAGCTAACGCTCTGGAACTCATGAGAAAAAACAATGTATCAGGTTTACCTGTAGTAAAAAAAGGCACTAAAACACTGTTAGGCATACTCACCCGAACTGATCTGGTTGAAAACCCTGATGAAGAACAAATTGCCTTAATAATGACCAGAGATTTGATAACCGTAGCTCCTGATGACAATATAAAAGATGCAGCCAGAAAAATGGTTGAAAATAACATTAGAAGAGTTCCAGTAGTGGAAAATGAAGAATTAGTAGGTTTAGTCACTGCCTCAGACCTGGTTAACAAAGCACTGTGGAAAATGGACCTTAATGATCCCGCCGAAAATTACATACTCCTAAATGTACCTACCACATGGGAGAGAACTCCACTCAATGTTGCTTTCTCCATAATGCGCTATTTCAACCTTAAGGTTCTCTTAGCACTTAATAATGAAGGAAAACCATCCGGAATATTAACTGAAACCGATTTCCTGGAAGAAAGTGAAGTGGTATCTGAACAAACAGTTCACAACACTTCTGTGGGCACAGAGGGAGATAAATGGTCATGGGATAGTACAAACGTACTCTATGTTTTTAAAAACCATTTACAATTCTCTGACAAAGAAGTAAGGGATGTGGCTACCAGTGACCTGGCAATAGTTACCACCAAAACCCCGGTCAAGGATTGTGCCAATAAAATGAGGCAGAGAAACATCGAACAGATGCCGGTTATTGATGTGGAGGGGGAACTGGTTGGATTGATAAGAGCAGGTGACCTCATCAAATCACTCCTTGATTAA
- a CDS encoding universal stress protein gives MYQKILLPTDGSKFAEKAADHAIWIASKSGAEIIVLNVIETSSLVGLPAEDLIVRIKEMLKEEGRRSLERISEMVTEEEKELKIEDIKVNLKTEEGSPADAILKTVEKEDIDLVVMGTSGKHGLDRFLLGSVTEKVVRSAKCPVLAVH, from the coding sequence ATGTACCAAAAAATATTATTACCCACTGATGGTTCAAAATTTGCTGAAAAAGCAGCTGACCATGCTATATGGATAGCAAGCAAAAGCGGCGCCGAAATTATCGTTTTAAATGTTATTGAAACATCCTCACTTGTGGGGCTCCCTGCAGAAGACCTCATTGTAAGAATCAAAGAGATGCTTAAAGAAGAGGGGAGAAGATCCTTGGAAAGAATTTCAGAAATGGTTACCGAGGAAGAAAAGGAACTCAAAATAGAAGATATTAAAGTAAACCTTAAAACTGAGGAAGGATCCCCAGCTGATGCCATATTAAAAACTGTGGAAAAAGAAGACATAGATCTGGTAGTCATGGGAACCTCAGGAAAACACGGTTTAGACCGATTTTTATTGGGCAGTGTAACTGAAAAAGTGGTTAGATCAGCAAAATGCCCTGTCTTAGCCGTCCACTAA
- the larE gene encoding ATP-dependent sacrificial sulfur transferase LarE: MDIKGKMDKLRDYLHGKKVIIAFSGGADSTLLAWIAKEEASDALAVTVDNGAMPAECVQNAEQIAQMIGIKHRVVGENYLEDPAFQINPPNRCYVCKLKMHQRLENIAKEEQYDAVVDGTNISDLMEDRPGIMVNIEKNVKTPLVKSGFTSGDVREVLKQENIKYTPSTTCLATRIPTGKKLTPRKINRIDYAESLIKNLTGLEIVRVRDDEQMARIEVKDVDKLIDRGLLHHLDSELKAVGFRRVTLDISGQDDTKDQIMVYKPCKGDKNKIMFEKELPYSLNISETCHELESLGKVKCSKEMGIAMLEMNSTNITLFAKGKIVARKVKDQEDAQELLLKILPCLRRNINLNNV; this comes from the coding sequence ATGGATATCAAAGGAAAGATGGATAAATTAAGGGATTATCTTCATGGAAAAAAGGTGATCATTGCATTTTCGGGTGGAGCAGATAGTACACTGCTGGCCTGGATTGCAAAGGAAGAGGCCAGTGATGCACTGGCAGTTACCGTGGATAATGGGGCTATGCCTGCAGAATGTGTCCAGAATGCAGAGCAGATCGCCCAGATGATAGGGATCAAACATAGGGTTGTTGGTGAAAACTATTTGGAAGATCCTGCATTTCAAATAAACCCCCCCAACCGGTGTTATGTTTGTAAGCTGAAAATGCACCAGCGACTGGAAAACATAGCAAAGGAAGAACAGTATGATGCTGTGGTTGATGGAACCAACATCAGTGATCTGATGGAGGACCGTCCCGGAATAATGGTTAACATAGAAAAAAATGTTAAAACACCTCTGGTTAAATCAGGATTCACATCTGGTGATGTGAGAGAAGTTTTAAAACAGGAAAATATTAAGTATACCCCTTCAACTACTTGCCTTGCCACCAGGATTCCCACCGGGAAAAAACTCACTCCACGAAAAATAAACCGTATTGATTATGCTGAAAGTCTCATCAAAAACCTAACCGGTCTTGAAATAGTCAGGGTAAGGGATGATGAGCAAATGGCACGTATAGAAGTGAAAGATGTGGATAAACTTATTGACAGAGGTTTACTGCATCATCTTGATTCAGAACTTAAGGCAGTTGGTTTCAGGAGAGTAACTCTAGATATCAGTGGGCAGGATGATACAAAAGATCAAATTATGGTTTATAAGCCTTGTAAAGGTGATAAAAATAAGATAATGTTCGAAAAAGAACTTCCCTACTCTTTAAACATCTCTGAAACATGCCACGAACTGGAATCCCTTGGAAAAGTTAAATGCTCCAAGGAGATGGGTATAGCAATGCTGGAGATGAATAGTACCAATATCACCCTATTTGCCAAGGGAAAAATCGTCGCACGTAAAGTCAAAGACCAGGAAGATGCTCAAGAGTTGTTGCTTAAGATTCTACCCTGTCTGCGCAGAAATATAAATTTGAATAATGTTTGA
- a CDS encoding TIGR00295 family protein — translation MILNEYTSSNILEEFNCPLFVIEHSQAVLSKTIKLVTDFELDVDLDLVKTGAILHDVGRSRTNGIDHAIVGAEILRSRAFPLEVVSIVERHIGAGISKKEALNLGLPPKDYIPITMEEKVVAHADNLIHGTKEVDLDFVIRKWRKNLGENHPSIPKIIKLHSELTGQVPVIKI, via the coding sequence TTGATTTTAAATGAATACACATCTTCCAATATTTTAGAAGAATTTAACTGTCCTTTATTTGTGATTGAACACTCTCAGGCAGTCCTTTCAAAGACAATCAAACTGGTAACTGATTTTGAATTGGATGTGGACCTGGATCTGGTTAAAACAGGGGCTATTCTTCATGATGTAGGTCGTTCCAGGACTAATGGAATAGATCATGCTATTGTTGGAGCAGAAATACTCAGAAGCAGAGCATTTCCCTTAGAAGTGGTTAGTATTGTGGAAAGGCATATTGGGGCAGGAATTAGTAAAAAAGAAGCATTAAATTTAGGATTACCTCCTAAAGATTATATTCCAATTACCATGGAGGAAAAGGTGGTGGCGCATGCTGACAACCTTATACACGGTACTAAAGAGGTTGATTTAGATTTTGTAATAAGAAAATGGAGAAAAAACCTGGGTGAAAACCATCCATCCATACCCAAAATCATAAAATTACACTCAGAACTTACCGGACAAGTTCCAGTCATTAAAATCTAG